In the Thermodesulfobacteriota bacterium genome, one interval contains:
- a CDS encoding surface-adhesin E family protein, with amino-acid sequence MRTWVVCISFIIFCSSIAYSATWRQFGELPESPKFGRTDYFIEIESINIKGDVRSALLKSVFSKPQTYNEGKTYTDLLSFAHYNCSNRTQAISRIDVYSTNGELVGSEKQDLIYVPIPEGSLDEKIYQFVCNYKK; translated from the coding sequence ATGAGGACGTGGGTAGTATGCATCTCTTTTATAATTTTTTGCTCGTCTATTGCATATTCGGCCACTTGGCGACAATTTGGAGAACTTCCTGAATCTCCAAAATTTGGTAGAACGGATTATTTTATCGAAATAGAGAGCATAAACATAAAAGGAGATGTTAGGAGCGCTTTGTTAAAATCTGTATTTTCTAAACCACAGACATATAACGAGGGAAAGACTTATACGGATTTGTTGAGTTTTGCTCATTATAACTGCTCAAATAGGACTCAGGCAATATCCAGGATAGACGTTTATAGTACGAATGGTGAACTTGTGGGATCAGAAAAACAGGATTTGATTTATGTGCCAATACCCGAAGGAAGTTTAGATGAGAAAATTTATCAATTTGTTTGTAATTATAAGAAGTAG
- a CDS encoding acyl-CoA thioesterase codes for MEKPSKAKESTEVTNSELVLPPHTNHYGNIFGGTLVSFMDITGGLAAMLFCNEEVVTASIEALDFKTPIKQGDIIEQKGKVIYTGKTSMVVSVKVYRIEKFTGKKEFCCEGYFVYVAIDEKGNPKSIPALKIPTEVDKENWEIGRLIKNRALSRQERPSAKTKEF; via the coding sequence ATGGAAAAACCATCTAAGGCCAAAGAATCTACCGAGGTCACTAATTCCGAGCTTGTTCTTCCCCCACACACCAATCATTACGGCAATATATTCGGGGGGACACTTGTCTCATTCATGGATATTACCGGCGGTCTCGCTGCTATGCTTTTCTGCAACGAAGAGGTCGTCACAGCATCTATTGAAGCACTAGATTTTAAGACACCCATAAAACAAGGGGATATTATAGAACAAAAGGGAAAGGTCATATACACCGGCAAGACATCGATGGTTGTAAGTGTTAAGGTTTACAGGATTGAAAAATTTACCGGTAAGAAAGAGTTTTGCTGCGAAGGATATTTCGTATATGTTGCAATAGATGAAAAAGGAAACCCGAAATCCATACCAGCATTAAAAATCCCAACCGAAGTAGATAAAGAAAATTGGGAAATCGGAAGGCTCATAAAAAATAGAGCCTTGAGTAGACAAGAAAGACCTTCAGCTAAAACAAAAGAATTCTAA
- a CDS encoding metal-dependent transcriptional regulator, with protein sequence MISPTVEDYLKAIYKLRKGKEKVTTSAIAERLELSNATVTSMIKKLAKQKFVKHISYHGVVLTDAGEKVAVKVIRRHRLVELFLKEILKLEWDKVHDEAEKLEHYISDEILDSIDRVLGYPKTDPHGDPIPTKSGDIENVDDRYTLADAEVGKTLVIHGVSDGDPKKLRFMFKLGLLPGVSISIRSKTPFEGDLDIKVGKSHYHLPLEVAKKIYVTQLEKTLDRVEKKH encoded by the coding sequence ATGATAAGTCCGACTGTTGAAGATTATTTGAAGGCAATATATAAGCTTCGAAAGGGGAAGGAAAAAGTAACTACATCTGCCATCGCGGAGAGGTTAGAACTCTCCAATGCAACTGTCACTTCTATGATAAAGAAACTGGCAAAGCAGAAATTTGTAAAACACATTTCCTATCATGGAGTTGTGTTGACAGATGCGGGTGAAAAGGTTGCTGTAAAGGTAATTCGTCGGCATAGGCTGGTCGAGTTATTCTTGAAGGAGATTCTAAAGCTGGAGTGGGATAAGGTTCATGATGAAGCTGAAAAGCTCGAACATTATATATCAGATGAAATTTTAGACAGTATAGACAGGGTCCTCGGATATCCCAAGACCGATCCTCATGGGGATCCTATTCCGACAAAAAGTGGTGATATCGAGAACGTAGATGATAGATATACATTGGCAGATGCAGAAGTGGGTAAAACCTTGGTGATCCACGGCGTTAGCGATGGCGATCCGAAAAAACTCCGCTTCATGTTTAAACTGGGCTTGCTGCCTGGTGTCAGTATAAGCATTAGGAGCAAGACTCCATTTGAGGGTGACTTGGATATTAAGGTTGGCAAATCGCACTATCACCTTCCGTTGGAGGTTGCAAAGAAGATTTATGTAACTCAGCTTGAAAAAACCCTCGATCGGGTAGAGAAGAAGCATTAA